The Methanomethylovorans hollandica DSM 15978 genome includes a region encoding these proteins:
- a CDS encoding glutamate-5-semialdehyde dehydrogenase, which yields MVRSMVTEIEAKVIEAKKASITLASVSTDMKNRALEEMANALDINRQAILSANVRDLEAAEKAQRKGELSQAMVDRLKVSDSKIDGMMAGIRDVIHLEDLVGRTMSSLELDNGLELYQVSCPIGLIGVIFESRPDVVPQIMALCLKSGNSTVFKGGSEALNSNRTIFNILVEAIEKVEGIPKGAFQLMETREEVMDILAMDPYIDLLIPRGSNSFVKFIQDNTKIPVLGHADGICHVYVDDEADLAKAYNICFDSKVQYAAVCNAMETLLVHEKIAEKFLPKMAQMLEGASVELRCDNRSFEILEQIDFINKLVRAIEEDWSTEYNDLILSIKVVNSIEEAIEHINTYGSHHTDAIVTENKKKKKKFADFVDSSSVMINASTRFADGFRYGKGAEVGISTNKIHARGPVGMEGLMIYKYVLIGNGDKVADYVGPAAKEFTHKELNKKLSDVITENKV from the coding sequence GTGGTCCGATCCATGGTAACAGAGATAGAAGCAAAGGTGATCGAAGCTAAAAAAGCATCAATCACACTTGCAAGTGTGAGCACGGATATGAAGAACCGTGCACTTGAGGAGATGGCAAATGCGCTGGATATTAACAGGCAAGCCATACTTTCAGCTAATGTAAGAGACCTGGAAGCCGCTGAGAAAGCCCAGAGAAAAGGTGAACTTTCCCAGGCAATGGTAGACAGGCTTAAGGTCAGCGACAGTAAGATAGATGGTATGATGGCCGGCATCAGAGATGTGATACATCTCGAAGACCTCGTAGGAAGAACGATGAGTTCTCTTGAACTTGATAATGGTCTGGAGCTTTATCAGGTAAGCTGTCCGATCGGTCTGATCGGAGTTATATTTGAATCCAGACCGGATGTTGTTCCTCAGATAATGGCACTTTGTCTGAAAAGTGGTAATTCCACTGTGTTCAAAGGCGGAAGCGAGGCACTTAACTCGAACAGGACTATCTTCAATATATTGGTAGAAGCCATCGAGAAAGTCGAAGGCATACCAAAAGGAGCTTTCCAGCTCATGGAAACCAGGGAAGAGGTAATGGATATACTGGCCATGGACCCTTACATCGACCTGCTCATACCCAGAGGATCTAACTCCTTCGTAAAGTTTATCCAGGACAATACAAAAATACCAGTCCTTGGCCACGCCGATGGAATATGTCATGTATATGTGGATGATGAAGCTGACCTGGCAAAAGCCTATAATATCTGTTTCGATTCAAAAGTGCAGTATGCTGCCGTGTGCAATGCCATGGAAACTTTACTGGTACATGAAAAGATCGCAGAGAAATTTCTGCCTAAAATGGCTCAGATGCTGGAAGGTGCAAGTGTTGAATTGCGCTGCGACAATAGATCGTTTGAGATATTAGAACAGATAGACTTTATTAATAAACTAGTGCGTGCCATAGAAGAAGACTGGTCTACCGAGTATAATGACCTAATTCTGTCTATAAAAGTAGTCAACTCGATAGAAGAAGCTATTGAACATATCAATACTTATGGTTCCCACCACACTGATGCTATAGTTACCGAAAACAAGAAGAAAAAGAAAAAGTTCGCTGACTTTGTAGACTCCTCCAGCGTCATGATAAACGCATCTACAAGGTTTGCCGATGGTTTCAGATATGGTAAAGGAGCAGAAGTAGGTATAAGCACTAACAAGATACATGCCAGAGGACCTGTGGGCATGGAAGGTCTTATGATCTACAAATATGTGCTCATAGGAAACGGAGACAAAGTTGCCGACTATGTAGGACCAGCAGCAAAGGAATTCACTCACAAAGAGCTAAACAAAAAACTCTCCGATGTCATAACAGAAAATAAAGTGTGA
- the proB gene encoding glutamate 5-kinase: protein MSSRKELLGNINKIVVKIGTTSINQDDGKISPAFLDSIASQVSNLHNAGKKVIIVSSGSIGLGVDVLDLDSRPREIPVRQAAAAVGQSILMQEWSKAFSKYGLKVAQLLLTYDSFSNRLTYLNLRNSMHTLLSYGVIPIINENDPICVHEIEATFGDNDKLSAMVASKTEAELLIILSDIDGLYDKNPHNNHGAKLLHLVEEITPEVESYGGNPTSLKGVGGMRTKIMAAKICGLSGCHTMIASSREKDILLRLLDGEEIGTLFMANKEVHTNRIRWILLSKSCGSVEVDEGAKEAIENSMSLLPSGITNVEGDFRRGDIIEIKSRGEVFAKGITDYSSTELAKIKGQHTNQIIDILGYKNYNHVIKKENIGLY, encoded by the coding sequence TTGAGCAGCAGGAAAGAGCTTTTAGGCAACATAAACAAAATTGTGGTGAAAATAGGGACTACATCAATAAACCAGGATGATGGTAAAATTAGCCCGGCTTTCTTAGACTCTATAGCTTCCCAAGTTTCCAACCTGCATAATGCCGGCAAAAAAGTGATAATAGTAAGCTCTGGCTCTATTGGACTTGGCGTGGATGTACTGGACCTTGACTCAAGACCACGGGAAATACCTGTAAGACAAGCTGCAGCAGCTGTTGGACAGAGCATACTCATGCAGGAATGGAGTAAAGCCTTCAGCAAGTATGGACTGAAAGTAGCTCAGTTGCTCCTTACTTATGATTCCTTTTCTAACAGATTAACATACCTCAATCTCAGGAACAGTATGCACACCCTCCTTAGTTACGGAGTTATCCCCATCATAAATGAGAATGACCCAATATGCGTACATGAGATAGAAGCTACTTTTGGGGATAATGACAAGCTCTCTGCCATGGTTGCAAGTAAAACAGAAGCAGAGCTTCTGATAATCCTCTCGGATATTGACGGGCTCTATGACAAGAATCCACACAACAATCATGGTGCTAAACTGCTCCACCTTGTAGAAGAGATTACTCCTGAAGTGGAAAGCTATGGAGGAAATCCAACAAGCCTTAAGGGCGTGGGAGGCATGCGAACAAAGATAATGGCTGCCAAGATCTGCGGCCTTTCCGGATGCCACACGATGATCGCTAGCAGCAGAGAAAAAGATATCTTGCTCAGGTTGCTAGATGGTGAGGAAATAGGTACGCTATTCATGGCGAACAAGGAAGTCCACACAAACAGAATACGCTGGATCTTATTATCAAAATCCTGCGGTTCAGTGGAAGTTGACGAGGGTGCAAAAGAAGCCATTGAGAATAGTATGAGTCTCTTACCTTCCGGAATAACTAATGTTGAAGGTGATTTCAGAAGAGGGGATATCATCGAAATTAAATCCAGAGGAGAAGTCTTTGCGAAAGGTATCACTGATTACTCATCAACTGAGCTTGCAAAGATAAAAGGTCAACACACAAACCAGATAATAGATATCCTTGGATACAAGAATTACAACCATGTGATCAAAAAAGAGAACATTGGACTGTACTGA
- the cca gene encoding CCA tRNA nucleotidyltransferase, whose protein sequence is MENDLLKDLKEAVLESISPKTEERAYLKEIAELLIKKIDRIACSMNLKDVSAKLVGSAARNTWISGTHDLDIFIMFPGDASRAELEKKGLIIARMIAEESESFEERYAEHPYINMRYRGFDVDIVPCFRVDSASCIRSAVDRTPFHNEFIKENIQGLEKEVLLLKQFMKGTGVYGSELRTQGFSGYLTELLVIKYGSFENVIRSACDWQPGTYIDLNSHGIMKHKEPLIMVDPTDPKRNVAAALSLDKFCMFIDSCREFVLHPSLDIFFPRAVIQIDDMKLFQKLKSRGTAFIAITFKTPDVVEDVLYPQLYKMEQAVVALLEEHEFKVLNKGSWAGQNTVVLLELISANLPALSKHRGPPVWVHQHAESFKNKYMAAEDVFTFYIENGIYVAEVPRKYPDAYLLLKERLTSCSIGKQVSFAVKDGFKVLRGSEICSIQDPSLKLFLMNWPGI, encoded by the coding sequence ATGGAAAACGATTTACTTAAAGATTTGAAAGAAGCCGTTCTGGAAAGTATAAGTCCAAAAACTGAAGAAAGAGCTTATCTGAAAGAGATCGCAGAATTGCTTATAAAAAAAATTGATCGTATAGCCTGCTCAATGAACCTGAAGGATGTTTCTGCAAAACTGGTTGGTTCAGCTGCCAGAAATACCTGGATATCGGGTACACATGACCTGGACATATTTATTATGTTCCCTGGCGATGCCAGCCGGGCAGAGCTTGAAAAAAAAGGACTGATCATCGCAAGAATGATAGCTGAAGAATCCGAGAGTTTTGAAGAACGCTATGCAGAACATCCTTACATAAATATGAGATATAGAGGGTTCGATGTGGACATTGTTCCCTGTTTCAGAGTGGATTCGGCCTCTTGCATAAGGTCTGCTGTAGATAGAACACCTTTTCATAACGAATTTATAAAAGAGAATATTCAGGGACTTGAAAAAGAGGTACTGCTCTTAAAACAGTTCATGAAAGGAACAGGTGTATATGGTTCAGAACTTAGAACACAGGGTTTCTCAGGTTACCTCACAGAGCTGCTTGTGATAAAATATGGTTCTTTCGAAAATGTGATCAGATCTGCCTGCGACTGGCAGCCTGGAACATATATTGACCTTAATTCTCATGGAATTATGAAACATAAAGAACCACTTATTATGGTAGATCCCACTGATCCGAAACGTAATGTTGCTGCCGCCCTGTCGCTGGATAAATTCTGCATGTTCATTGATTCATGCAGGGAATTTGTATTGCACCCTTCATTGGATATCTTTTTCCCACGAGCAGTGATACAAATTGATGACATGAAACTTTTCCAGAAACTGAAATCACGTGGTACCGCTTTTATTGCCATAACATTCAAAACACCTGATGTAGTGGAAGATGTGCTGTATCCACAATTGTATAAGATGGAGCAGGCAGTTGTTGCATTGCTCGAAGAGCATGAATTCAAGGTTCTGAATAAAGGATCATGGGCAGGACAAAACACAGTGGTCTTACTGGAACTCATATCTGCCAACCTTCCAGCCTTGAGTAAGCACAGGGGCCCACCCGTATGGGTACATCAACATGCCGAAAGCTTCAAAAACAAATATATGGCTGCAGAAGACGTTTTTACATTCTATATCGAAAATGGTATCTATGTAGCAGAAGTTCCCCGGAAATACCCGGATGCATATTTACTTTTAAAAGAAAGACTTACTTCGTGTTCTATAGGCAAACAGGTCAGCTTTGCAGTAAAAGATGGATTTAAGGTGCTGAGAGGCAGTGAAATATGCAGTATTCAGGACCCGAGCTTGAAATTGTTCCTGATGAACTGGCCAGGGATCTAA
- a CDS encoding DNA-3-methyladenine glycosylase family protein: MHTLQCDDFNLDYTLDCGQVFRWDKVGDVWTGVVRGDVVRTWQDIQTGAVHIDSILPKDFFLNYFRFDDDLNSIMEAVNKDKYMAEAISGYRGMRLIRQDPWECLISYLLATAWSIPNIKNGIFKLSRIFGEEIADGYYSFPKPDSLAIACDSDLCDCRLGFRTNRIRKAAVQVVNGDIDLAELFELDYEAAKKKLMTLDGVGEKVADCILLFAFEKMEAFPVDTHVEKVIRTYYGNQDFFKGGMSKTKIGMWGRMYFGKYCGYAQQYLFYQKRLEGLK; this comes from the coding sequence ATGCATACTCTACAGTGTGATGATTTCAATCTGGACTATACACTGGATTGTGGCCAGGTTTTCAGATGGGACAAGGTTGGTGATGTATGGACAGGTGTCGTCCGGGGGGATGTGGTACGTACCTGGCAGGACATACAAACAGGTGCTGTACACATCGATTCCATATTGCCGAAGGATTTTTTCCTTAATTATTTCCGATTTGATGATGATCTTAACAGTATAATGGAAGCTGTAAATAAAGATAAATACATGGCTGAAGCTATCAGCGGTTACAGGGGAATGCGCCTTATCCGGCAGGACCCATGGGAATGTTTGATATCATATCTTCTTGCCACTGCCTGGAGCATTCCCAATATAAAAAATGGCATTTTCAAGCTATCTAGAATTTTTGGTGAGGAAATTGCTGATGGCTATTATAGTTTTCCAAAACCAGACTCATTAGCGATAGCATGTGATTCCGATCTGTGCGATTGCAGACTGGGTTTTAGAACAAATCGTATAAGAAAGGCAGCGGTACAGGTAGTTAATGGGGATATCGACCTTGCCGAGCTTTTTGAACTTGACTACGAGGCTGCTAAAAAGAAGCTAATGACGCTTGATGGTGTAGGCGAGAAAGTGGCAGATTGTATCCTTCTCTTCGCTTTTGAGAAAATGGAAGCTTTTCCAGTGGACACACATGTTGAAAAGGTGATCAGGACCTACTATGGCAACCAGGACTTCTTCAAGGGTGGTATGAGCAAGACCAAGATCGGTATGTGGGGCAGAATGTACTTTGGCAAGTACTGTGGTTATGCACAGCAATATCTGTTCTATCAGAAAAGACTTGAAGGGTTAAAGTGA